One segment of Acropora muricata isolate sample 2 chromosome 8, ASM3666990v1, whole genome shotgun sequence DNA contains the following:
- the LOC136926731 gene encoding caspase-9-like isoform X2, protein MIPCQVSTIAEICICHGKICETVLRYKTTSKINRSPSLTTDTQEARIPIADESATKLNINKDISIIMQGIKFDDPQSAVAFRGIAEAFPSLSNAIRFQCSSAPFQRETLVSVQEISLKDNYLEAVTLSGDRLSIKNRSRNGYQNSSLQEVKLPIRKPMSERDVGDLILLSLDPDEPTWLTCTGILLSGESECYKMESRPRGLCLIINNMSFRDQNLHRLGANFDEQKLHDLFEKLHFEVCVFKDQHKYQMEWICASYGGVDHSQYDAFVCIIMSHGTSGDKIMGVDGRTIGIEDLMSEFNAVRCPSLANKPKLFLVQACRGSEEGEFPGPNDQQIADNTFSDSTLSRSRLPKESDFLLAYSSVPGYVSFRMPDSGSFFIQTLVDVFEKKHHKDHLEDMLIEVRRKVSGTVCQVSPSHTTLRYKVLL, encoded by the exons ATGATTCCGTGCCAAGTTTCAACGattgcagaaatttgcatatgtcacGGTAAAATTTGCGAAACAGTACTGCGTTacaagacaacttcaaaaatCAACCGCTCACCATCTCTGACAACTGACACACAAGAAGCAAGAATTCCGATAGCCGACGAATCGGcgacgaagttgaatattaataag GATATTTCCATAATAATGCAAGGCATAAAGTTTGATGACCCCCAAAGTGCTGTGGCCTTTAGGGGGATTGCGGAAGCATTCCCTTCCTTATCCAATGCTATAAGGTTCCAGTGTTCTTCTGCTCCTTTTCAGAGAGAGACATTAGTTAGCGTGCAAGAAATATCATTAAAGGATAACTACTTGGAAGCGGTAACCCTCTCGGGTGATAGACTAAGCATAAAGAATCGAAGCCGGAATGGCTATCAGAACAGCAGCCTTCAAGAAGTAAAATTGCCCATAAGGAAGCCAATGTCTGAGAGGGATGTTGGTGATTTAATACTCTTATCCCTTGATCCAGATGAACCAACATGGTTAACATGCACAGGAATTCTCTTGAGTGGAg aaTCAGAGTGTTACAAAATGGAGAGCAGACCCAGAGGGCTGTGCTTGATAATTAATAACATGTCTTTTAGGGACCAGAACTTACATCGCCTTGGTGCCAATTTTGATGAGCAAAAGCTGCATGATCTTTTTGAAAAACTTCATTTCGAAGTTTGTGTATTCAAGGACCAACACAAATACCAGATGGAGTGGATTTGTGCAAGTTATGGTGGTGTAGACCACAGCCAATACGATGCATTTGTATGTATAATAATGTCTCATGGAACTTCTGGAGATAAGATTATGGGTGTGGATGGACGAACAATAG gcATTGAGGATTTGATGTCTGAGTTCAATGCAGTGAGGTGCCCATCCCTTGCAAATAAGCCAAAACTTTTTTTGGTTCAGGCATGTCGAGGCTCTGAAGAGGGTGAATTCCCTGGCCCAAATGATCAACAAATTGCTGACAACACATTTAGTGACTCAACACTATCAAGATCAAGGCTCCCCAAGGAAAGTGATTTCCTGTTGGCATATAGTTCAGTCCCTGGATATGTTTCCTTCAGAATGCCTGATTCTGGATCATTCTTTATACAA actTTAGTCGATgtgtttgaaaaaaaacatcataaaGATCATTTGGAGGACATGCTTATTGAGGTCAGACGCAAAGTTTCTGGTACTGTCTGCCAGGTGTCCCCGAGCCACACCACATTAAGATATAAGGTGCTTTTGTGA
- the LOC136926731 gene encoding uncharacterized protein isoform X1, translating to MMMSAVVISLSKADHENHTSKVKCLRLIQWRNGEARPYGHPFQFTDSHGSSIMRNDFLRQEAIDVGKVIIVNPKNSCYMGNTGYQMDISIIMQGIKFDDPQSAVAFRGIAEAFPSLSNAIRFQCSSAPFQRETLVSVQEISLKDNYLEAVTLSGDRLSIKNRSRNGYQNSSLQEVKLPIRKPMSERDVGDLILLSLDPDEPTWLTCTGILLSGESECYKMESRPRGLCLIINNMSFRDQNLHRLGANFDEQKLHDLFEKLHFEVCVFKDQHKYQMEWICASYGGVDHSQYDAFVCIIMSHGTSGDKIMGVDGRTIGIEDLMSEFNAVRCPSLANKPKLFLVQACRGSEEGEFPGPNDQQIADNTFSDSTLSRSRLPKESDFLLAYSSVPGYVSFRMPDSGSFFIQTLVDVFEKKHHKDHLEDMLIEVRRKVSGTVCQVSPSHTTLRYKVLL from the exons ATGATGATGAGCGCTGTCGTAATTTCATTATCGAAGGCTGATCATGAGAATCATACTTCCAAAGTTAAATGTTTGAGATTAATACAGTGGAGAAATGGGGAAGCTCGTCCATACGGGCATCCCTTTCAATTTACGGATTCACATGGATCTAGTATCATGAGAAACGATTTTCTTAGACAAGAAGCCATCGACGTCGGCAAAGTAATCATTGTTAACCCCAAGAACAGTTGTTACATGGGTAACACTGGCTATCAAATG GATATTTCCATAATAATGCAAGGCATAAAGTTTGATGACCCCCAAAGTGCTGTGGCCTTTAGGGGGATTGCGGAAGCATTCCCTTCCTTATCCAATGCTATAAGGTTCCAGTGTTCTTCTGCTCCTTTTCAGAGAGAGACATTAGTTAGCGTGCAAGAAATATCATTAAAGGATAACTACTTGGAAGCGGTAACCCTCTCGGGTGATAGACTAAGCATAAAGAATCGAAGCCGGAATGGCTATCAGAACAGCAGCCTTCAAGAAGTAAAATTGCCCATAAGGAAGCCAATGTCTGAGAGGGATGTTGGTGATTTAATACTCTTATCCCTTGATCCAGATGAACCAACATGGTTAACATGCACAGGAATTCTCTTGAGTGGAg aaTCAGAGTGTTACAAAATGGAGAGCAGACCCAGAGGGCTGTGCTTGATAATTAATAACATGTCTTTTAGGGACCAGAACTTACATCGCCTTGGTGCCAATTTTGATGAGCAAAAGCTGCATGATCTTTTTGAAAAACTTCATTTCGAAGTTTGTGTATTCAAGGACCAACACAAATACCAGATGGAGTGGATTTGTGCAAGTTATGGTGGTGTAGACCACAGCCAATACGATGCATTTGTATGTATAATAATGTCTCATGGAACTTCTGGAGATAAGATTATGGGTGTGGATGGACGAACAATAG gcATTGAGGATTTGATGTCTGAGTTCAATGCAGTGAGGTGCCCATCCCTTGCAAATAAGCCAAAACTTTTTTTGGTTCAGGCATGTCGAGGCTCTGAAGAGGGTGAATTCCCTGGCCCAAATGATCAACAAATTGCTGACAACACATTTAGTGACTCAACACTATCAAGATCAAGGCTCCCCAAGGAAAGTGATTTCCTGTTGGCATATAGTTCAGTCCCTGGATATGTTTCCTTCAGAATGCCTGATTCTGGATCATTCTTTATACAA actTTAGTCGATgtgtttgaaaaaaaacatcataaaGATCATTTGGAGGACATGCTTATTGAGGTCAGACGCAAAGTTTCTGGTACTGTCTGCCAGGTGTCCCCGAGCCACACCACATTAAGATATAAGGTGCTTTTGTGA